The Osmerus eperlanus chromosome 25, fOsmEpe2.1, whole genome shotgun sequence genome contains a region encoding:
- the LOC134012122 gene encoding membrane-associated phosphatidylinositol transfer protein 2-like isoform X1 codes for MSEWRMQSIARDSDDSSEEEFFDAHEGFSDNEDVFPKEISKWNSNDLMDKIEASDADEASGELYKDVTGDYERGASEDRLDEDGSSQQCSQPSKIHVLILVLHGGNILDTGVGEPSSKQCDVNTLSAAFHAVMRVHYPAALGRVAVRLVPCPAICADAFSLVSNLSPYSYDEGCLSNSQDHIPLAALPLLATSSPHYQDAVATVILRANQVYSDFLRSLEGASFTGQVCVIGDCVGGILGFDALCSSNQTVCESQNSSRRGSLVSVQDQDLLSPGMVISSGLGSTSPSLEGSRHLSRSNIDIPRCGGADEPRRPLPRKRSDSSHELDTIKQHQAFLSSLHSSVLRSDGTSRRSSSSTMLDGSSLGKFDFEVADFFLFGSPLGLVLALRKTVVPSLDVALLRPACQQVYNLFHPADPSASRLEPLLEKKFHLLPPFSVPRYQRFPLGDGHSALLVETVQSNPQLLPDSGTPLFLRCQETISETCIPVPVLNWQESSLKPTPANLESDVVQSHGGVFMDSSYPSSPITGPQSRGLRRASEASIASQASGMADSYTATNIANTQTCQTNQSKKVSLLSQLALSSQNKFFLRSPPKSRRNAGPAPPPVPREPGTRRKQQPDPDLDAGSETNGRLSPWGTDEPCLSAGLENAMCDLISLDSQTEVDEVAARWWGTKRMDFALYCPDALTAFPTVALPHLFHASYWESTDVVSFLLRQVMRHDNSSILELDGKEVSEFTPSKPREKWLRKRTHVKIRNVTANHRMSDAVFTEGNQQVLTGRFMYGPLDMVTLTGEKVDLHIMTQPPSGDWVFFDTELTNSSGRVSFILPEGRKLGIGVYPVKMVVRGDHTFADSYLTVLPNGTEFVVFSIDGSFAASVSIMGSDPKVRAGAVDVVRHWQDLGYLIIYVTGRPDMQKQRVVAWLSQHNFPHGIVSFCDGLVHDPLRHKANFLKSLTEAHMKIIAGYGSTKDISVYTAIGLTSSQIYIVGRPSKKMQHQCQFITEGYATHLSQLEYTHRSRPAKTCSARMVLRKGSFGLGTNSDYLRKRNHLLRTISAQPAPTSPTGAAHGRPERTQSQSDTERVERERPERSHGQGPAQRSMSMAASCFGRSGSTKLEPGAFNLK; via the exons ATGTCTGAGTGGAGGATGCAGAGCATCGCCCGCGACTCAGACGATAGCTCAGAAGAAGAGTTTTTCGACGCCCACG aGGGCTTCTCAGATAATGAAGACGTCTTTCCCAAGGAGATTTCCAAATGGAATTCCAATGACCTCATGGACAAGATCGAGGCATCGGATGCAGATGAAGCCTCTG GTGAGCTGTACAAAGACGTGACGGGAGATTACGAGAGAGGTGCCAGCGAGGACAGACTGGATGAG gaTGGCTCCTCCCAGCAGTGCTCTCAGCCCTCCAAAATCCACGTCCTGATCTTGGTGCTGCACGGGGGCAACATCCTGGATACGGGCGTCGGGGAGCCGAGCAGCAAGCAGTGCGACGTCAACACCCTGAGCGCTGCGTTCCACGCCGTGATGCGCGTGCACTACCCCGCTGCCCTGGGCCGCGTGGCCGTGCGCCTGGTGCCCTGCCCTGCCATCTGCGCCGACGCCTTCTCCCTGGTGTCCAA CCTGAGCCCCTACAGCTACGACGAGGGCTGTCTCTCCAACAGCCAGGACCACATCCCCCTGgctgccctgcccctcctcgccacctcctcccctcactacCAGGACGCCGTGGCAACCGTCATCCTCCGAGCCAATCAGGTGTACTCGGACTTCCTGCGATCACTGGAGGGGGCCTCCTTCACCGGCCAG gtgtgtgtgatcgGGGACTGTGTGGGGGGAATCCTGGGTTTTGACGCTCTGTGCAGCAGCAATCAGACGGTGTGTGAAAGCCAGAACAGCAGCCGCAGGGGCAGCCTGGTGAGCGTGCAG GACCAGGACCTGCTGTCCCCCGGCATGGTGATCAGCAGCGGGCTGGGCTCCACCTCGCCCTCCCTGGAGGGCAGCCGGCACCTGAGCCGCAGCAACATCGACATCCCGCGCTGCGGGGGCGCCGACGAGCCCCGCAGGCCGCTTCCCCGCAAGAGGAGCGACTCATCCCACGAGCTGGACACCATCAAGCAGCACCAGGCCTTCctgtccag CCTGCACTCCAGCGTGCTGCGGAGCGACGGGACGTCTCGCAggtccagcagcagcaccatGCTGGACGGGAGCTCCCTGGGGAAGTTCGACTTCGAGGTGGCCGATTTCTTCCTGTTTGGCTCCCCGCTGGGCCTGGTGCTGGCGCTGAGGAAGACCGTGGTCCCCTCTCTGGACG TGGCTCTGCTGAGGCCGGCCTGCCAGCAGGTGTACAACCTGTTCCACCCTGCCGACCCCTCGGCCTCCCGTCTGGAGCCcctcctggagaagaagttccACCTGCTGCCCCCCTTCAGCGTGCCCCGCTACCAGCGCTTCCCCCTGGGGGACGGGCACTCTGCCCTGCTGG TGGAGACAGTCCAGAGCAACCCTCAGCTCCTGCCTGACAGCGGGACGCCCCTGTTCCTGCGCTGCCAGGAGACCATCAGTGAGACGTGCATCCCCGTGCCCGTGTTAAACTGGCAGGAGAGCTCCCTCAAGCCCACACCAGCCAAcctggagt CGGATGTTGTTCAGTCTCATGGTGGTGTCTTCATGGACAGTTcgtacccctcctcccccataaCGGGGCCCCAGTCTCGGGGTCTGCGGAGGGCCAGTGAGGCCAGCATTGCCAGCCAGGCCTCAGGAATGGCAGACAGTTACACTGCCACCAACATAGCCAACA CACAAACGTGCCAAACTAACCAGTCAAAAAAGGTCAGCCTTTTGTCCCAGCTGGCCCTGTCCTCACAAAATAAGTTCTTCCTGAGAAGTCCACCCAAGTCCCGCAGGAACGccggccccgccccgcccccggtCCCTCGGGAGCCTGGCACCAGGCGCAAGCAGCAGCCCGACCCAGACCTGGACGCTGGCTCCGAGACTAACGGACGTCTGAGCCCGTGGGGCACAGACGAGCCGTGCCTCTCTGCAGGGCTGGAGAACGCCATGTGTGACCTGATCTCTCTGGACTCCCAGACCGAAGTGGACGAAG TCGCAGCCCGCTGGTGGGGCACCAAAAGGATGGACTTTGCCCTCTACTGCCCCGACGCGCTGACGGCGTTCCCCACTGTGGCGCTGCCTCACCTGTTCCATGCCTCCTACTGGGAGTCCACTGACGTGGTCTCCTTCCTGCTGCGACAG GTGATGAGACACGATAACTCCAGCATCCTGGAGCTGGACGGCAAGGAGGTGTCAGAGTTCACCCCGTCCAAACCCAGGGAGAAGTGGCTCCGCAAGAGGACCCACGTCAAGATCAGG AACGTGACAGCCAACCACCGCATGAGTGATGCAGTGTTCACAGAGGGCAACCAGCAGGTGTTGACAGGACGCTTTATGTACGGACCCCTCGACATGGTCACCCTGACTGGGGAGAAG GTGGATCTCCACATCATGACTCAGCCTCCGTCCGGAGACTGGGTCTTCTTCGACACGGAGCTGACCAATAGCAGCGGCCGGGTGTCCTTCATCCTCCCAGAGGGAAGGAAGCTGGGAATCGGAGTCTACCCCGTGAAAATGGTGGTCAG aggGGACCACACATTTGCAGACAGCTACCTGACGGTGCTTCCCAACGGAACAGAGTTTGTGGTGTTCAGCATCGACGGCTCGTTCGCTGCCAGTGTCTCGATCATGGGGAGTGACCCCAAGGTGCGCGCAGGAGCCGTGGACGTGGTCAG acacTGGCAGGACCTGGGCTACCTCATCATCTACGTGACGGGCCGTCCAGACATGCAGAAGCAGCGCGTGGTGGCCTGGCTCTCTCAGCACAACTTCCCCCACGGCATCGTGTCCTTCTGCGACGGCCTGGTCCACGACCCCCTCCGCCACAAGGCCAACTTCCTCAAGTccctcacagag GCGCACATGAAGATCATCGCAGGCTACGGTTCGACTAAAGACATCTCCGTCTACACGGCCATCGGTCTCACTTCCTCACAGATCTACATCGTTGGCCGGCCGTCCAAGAAGATGCAACATCAGTGCCAG TTCATCACGGAGGGCTACGCCACCCACCTGTCTCAGCTGGAGTACACCCACCGCTCCCGGCCCGCCAAGACCTGCAGCGCCCGCATGGTCCTGCGGAAAGGCAGCTTCGGCCTGGGCACCAACAGCGACTACCTGCGCAAGCGGAACCACCTGCTGCGCACCATCTCCGCCCAGCCAGCCCCAACCTCGCCCACGGGCGCGGCTCACGGGCGGCCGGAGCGCACGCAGAGCCAGTCGGACACGGAGCGCGTGGAGCGGGAGCGGCCTGAGAGGAGCCACGGGCAGGGACCCGCCCAGCGCAGCATGAGCATGGCCGCCAGCTGCTTCGGACGCAGCGGCAGCACCAAGCTGGAGCCTGGAGCTTTCAACCTGAaatag
- the LOC134012122 gene encoding membrane-associated phosphatidylinositol transfer protein 2-like isoform X3 → MSEWRMQSIARDSDDSSEEEFFDAHEGFSDNEDVFPKEISKWNSNDLMDKIEASDADEASGELYKDVTGDYERGASEDRLDEDGSSQQCSQPSKIHVLILVLHGGNILDTGVGEPSSKQCDVNTLSAAFHAVMRVHYPAALGRVAVRLVPCPAICADAFSLVSNLSPYSYDEGCLSNSQDHIPLAALPLLATSSPHYQDAVATVILRANQVYSDFLRSLEGASFTGQVCVIGDCVGGILGFDALCSSNQTVCESQNSSRRGSLVSVQDQDLLSPGMVISSGLGSTSPSLEGSRHLSRSNIDIPRCGGADEPRRPLPRKRSDSSHELDTIKQHQAFLSSLHSSVLRSDGTSRRSSSSTMLDGSSLGKFDFEVADFFLFGSPLGLVLALRKTVVPSLDVALLRPACQQVYNLFHPADPSASRLEPLLEKKFHLLPPFSVPRYQRFPLGDGHSALLVETVQSNPQLLPDSGTPLFLRCQETISETCIPVPVLNWQESSLKPTPANLESDVVQSHGGVFMDSSYPSSPITGPQSRGLRRASEASIASQASGMADSYTATNIANIAARWWGTKRMDFALYCPDALTAFPTVALPHLFHASYWESTDVVSFLLRQVMRHDNSSILELDGKEVSEFTPSKPREKWLRKRTHVKIRNVTANHRMSDAVFTEGNQQVLTGRFMYGPLDMVTLTGEKVDLHIMTQPPSGDWVFFDTELTNSSGRVSFILPEGRKLGIGVYPVKMVVRGDHTFADSYLTVLPNGTEFVVFSIDGSFAASVSIMGSDPKVRAGAVDVVRHWQDLGYLIIYVTGRPDMQKQRVVAWLSQHNFPHGIVSFCDGLVHDPLRHKANFLKSLTEAHMKIIAGYGSTKDISVYTAIGLTSSQIYIVGRPSKKMQHQCQFITEGYATHLSQLEYTHRSRPAKTCSARMVLRKGSFGLGTNSDYLRKRNHLLRTISAQPAPTSPTGAAHGRPERTQSQSDTERVERERPERSHGQGPAQRSMSMAASCFGRSGSTKLEPGAFNLK, encoded by the exons ATGTCTGAGTGGAGGATGCAGAGCATCGCCCGCGACTCAGACGATAGCTCAGAAGAAGAGTTTTTCGACGCCCACG aGGGCTTCTCAGATAATGAAGACGTCTTTCCCAAGGAGATTTCCAAATGGAATTCCAATGACCTCATGGACAAGATCGAGGCATCGGATGCAGATGAAGCCTCTG GTGAGCTGTACAAAGACGTGACGGGAGATTACGAGAGAGGTGCCAGCGAGGACAGACTGGATGAG gaTGGCTCCTCCCAGCAGTGCTCTCAGCCCTCCAAAATCCACGTCCTGATCTTGGTGCTGCACGGGGGCAACATCCTGGATACGGGCGTCGGGGAGCCGAGCAGCAAGCAGTGCGACGTCAACACCCTGAGCGCTGCGTTCCACGCCGTGATGCGCGTGCACTACCCCGCTGCCCTGGGCCGCGTGGCCGTGCGCCTGGTGCCCTGCCCTGCCATCTGCGCCGACGCCTTCTCCCTGGTGTCCAA CCTGAGCCCCTACAGCTACGACGAGGGCTGTCTCTCCAACAGCCAGGACCACATCCCCCTGgctgccctgcccctcctcgccacctcctcccctcactacCAGGACGCCGTGGCAACCGTCATCCTCCGAGCCAATCAGGTGTACTCGGACTTCCTGCGATCACTGGAGGGGGCCTCCTTCACCGGCCAG gtgtgtgtgatcgGGGACTGTGTGGGGGGAATCCTGGGTTTTGACGCTCTGTGCAGCAGCAATCAGACGGTGTGTGAAAGCCAGAACAGCAGCCGCAGGGGCAGCCTGGTGAGCGTGCAG GACCAGGACCTGCTGTCCCCCGGCATGGTGATCAGCAGCGGGCTGGGCTCCACCTCGCCCTCCCTGGAGGGCAGCCGGCACCTGAGCCGCAGCAACATCGACATCCCGCGCTGCGGGGGCGCCGACGAGCCCCGCAGGCCGCTTCCCCGCAAGAGGAGCGACTCATCCCACGAGCTGGACACCATCAAGCAGCACCAGGCCTTCctgtccag CCTGCACTCCAGCGTGCTGCGGAGCGACGGGACGTCTCGCAggtccagcagcagcaccatGCTGGACGGGAGCTCCCTGGGGAAGTTCGACTTCGAGGTGGCCGATTTCTTCCTGTTTGGCTCCCCGCTGGGCCTGGTGCTGGCGCTGAGGAAGACCGTGGTCCCCTCTCTGGACG TGGCTCTGCTGAGGCCGGCCTGCCAGCAGGTGTACAACCTGTTCCACCCTGCCGACCCCTCGGCCTCCCGTCTGGAGCCcctcctggagaagaagttccACCTGCTGCCCCCCTTCAGCGTGCCCCGCTACCAGCGCTTCCCCCTGGGGGACGGGCACTCTGCCCTGCTGG TGGAGACAGTCCAGAGCAACCCTCAGCTCCTGCCTGACAGCGGGACGCCCCTGTTCCTGCGCTGCCAGGAGACCATCAGTGAGACGTGCATCCCCGTGCCCGTGTTAAACTGGCAGGAGAGCTCCCTCAAGCCCACACCAGCCAAcctggagt CGGATGTTGTTCAGTCTCATGGTGGTGTCTTCATGGACAGTTcgtacccctcctcccccataaCGGGGCCCCAGTCTCGGGGTCTGCGGAGGGCCAGTGAGGCCAGCATTGCCAGCCAGGCCTCAGGAATGGCAGACAGTTACACTGCCACCAACATAGCCAACA TCGCAGCCCGCTGGTGGGGCACCAAAAGGATGGACTTTGCCCTCTACTGCCCCGACGCGCTGACGGCGTTCCCCACTGTGGCGCTGCCTCACCTGTTCCATGCCTCCTACTGGGAGTCCACTGACGTGGTCTCCTTCCTGCTGCGACAG GTGATGAGACACGATAACTCCAGCATCCTGGAGCTGGACGGCAAGGAGGTGTCAGAGTTCACCCCGTCCAAACCCAGGGAGAAGTGGCTCCGCAAGAGGACCCACGTCAAGATCAGG AACGTGACAGCCAACCACCGCATGAGTGATGCAGTGTTCACAGAGGGCAACCAGCAGGTGTTGACAGGACGCTTTATGTACGGACCCCTCGACATGGTCACCCTGACTGGGGAGAAG GTGGATCTCCACATCATGACTCAGCCTCCGTCCGGAGACTGGGTCTTCTTCGACACGGAGCTGACCAATAGCAGCGGCCGGGTGTCCTTCATCCTCCCAGAGGGAAGGAAGCTGGGAATCGGAGTCTACCCCGTGAAAATGGTGGTCAG aggGGACCACACATTTGCAGACAGCTACCTGACGGTGCTTCCCAACGGAACAGAGTTTGTGGTGTTCAGCATCGACGGCTCGTTCGCTGCCAGTGTCTCGATCATGGGGAGTGACCCCAAGGTGCGCGCAGGAGCCGTGGACGTGGTCAG acacTGGCAGGACCTGGGCTACCTCATCATCTACGTGACGGGCCGTCCAGACATGCAGAAGCAGCGCGTGGTGGCCTGGCTCTCTCAGCACAACTTCCCCCACGGCATCGTGTCCTTCTGCGACGGCCTGGTCCACGACCCCCTCCGCCACAAGGCCAACTTCCTCAAGTccctcacagag GCGCACATGAAGATCATCGCAGGCTACGGTTCGACTAAAGACATCTCCGTCTACACGGCCATCGGTCTCACTTCCTCACAGATCTACATCGTTGGCCGGCCGTCCAAGAAGATGCAACATCAGTGCCAG TTCATCACGGAGGGCTACGCCACCCACCTGTCTCAGCTGGAGTACACCCACCGCTCCCGGCCCGCCAAGACCTGCAGCGCCCGCATGGTCCTGCGGAAAGGCAGCTTCGGCCTGGGCACCAACAGCGACTACCTGCGCAAGCGGAACCACCTGCTGCGCACCATCTCCGCCCAGCCAGCCCCAACCTCGCCCACGGGCGCGGCTCACGGGCGGCCGGAGCGCACGCAGAGCCAGTCGGACACGGAGCGCGTGGAGCGGGAGCGGCCTGAGAGGAGCCACGGGCAGGGACCCGCCCAGCGCAGCATGAGCATGGCCGCCAGCTGCTTCGGACGCAGCGGCAGCACCAAGCTGGAGCCTGGAGCTTTCAACCTGAaatag
- the LOC134012122 gene encoding membrane-associated phosphatidylinositol transfer protein 2-like isoform X2 produces the protein MSEWRMQSIARDSDDSSEEEFFDAHEGFSDNEDVFPKEISKWNSNDLMDKIEASDADEASGELYKDVTGDYERGASEDRLDEDGSSQQCSQPSKIHVLILVLHGGNILDTGVGEPSSKQCDVNTLSAAFHAVMRVHYPAALGRVAVRLVPCPAICADAFSLVSNLSPYSYDEGCLSNSQDHIPLAALPLLATSSPHYQDAVATVILRANQVYSDFLRSLEGASFTGQVCVIGDCVGGILGFDALCSSNQTVCESQNSSRRGSLVSVQDQDLLSPGMVISSGLGSTSPSLEGSRHLSRSNIDIPRCGGADEPRRPLPRKRSDSSHELDTIKQHQAFLSSLHSSVLRSDGTSRRSSSSTMLDGSSLGKFDFEVADFFLFGSPLGLVLALRKTVVPSLDVALLRPACQQVYNLFHPADPSASRLEPLLEKKFHLLPPFSVPRYQRFPLGDGHSALLADVVQSHGGVFMDSSYPSSPITGPQSRGLRRASEASIASQASGMADSYTATNIANTQTCQTNQSKKVSLLSQLALSSQNKFFLRSPPKSRRNAGPAPPPVPREPGTRRKQQPDPDLDAGSETNGRLSPWGTDEPCLSAGLENAMCDLISLDSQTEVDEVAARWWGTKRMDFALYCPDALTAFPTVALPHLFHASYWESTDVVSFLLRQVMRHDNSSILELDGKEVSEFTPSKPREKWLRKRTHVKIRNVTANHRMSDAVFTEGNQQVLTGRFMYGPLDMVTLTGEKVDLHIMTQPPSGDWVFFDTELTNSSGRVSFILPEGRKLGIGVYPVKMVVRGDHTFADSYLTVLPNGTEFVVFSIDGSFAASVSIMGSDPKVRAGAVDVVRHWQDLGYLIIYVTGRPDMQKQRVVAWLSQHNFPHGIVSFCDGLVHDPLRHKANFLKSLTEAHMKIIAGYGSTKDISVYTAIGLTSSQIYIVGRPSKKMQHQCQFITEGYATHLSQLEYTHRSRPAKTCSARMVLRKGSFGLGTNSDYLRKRNHLLRTISAQPAPTSPTGAAHGRPERTQSQSDTERVERERPERSHGQGPAQRSMSMAASCFGRSGSTKLEPGAFNLK, from the exons ATGTCTGAGTGGAGGATGCAGAGCATCGCCCGCGACTCAGACGATAGCTCAGAAGAAGAGTTTTTCGACGCCCACG aGGGCTTCTCAGATAATGAAGACGTCTTTCCCAAGGAGATTTCCAAATGGAATTCCAATGACCTCATGGACAAGATCGAGGCATCGGATGCAGATGAAGCCTCTG GTGAGCTGTACAAAGACGTGACGGGAGATTACGAGAGAGGTGCCAGCGAGGACAGACTGGATGAG gaTGGCTCCTCCCAGCAGTGCTCTCAGCCCTCCAAAATCCACGTCCTGATCTTGGTGCTGCACGGGGGCAACATCCTGGATACGGGCGTCGGGGAGCCGAGCAGCAAGCAGTGCGACGTCAACACCCTGAGCGCTGCGTTCCACGCCGTGATGCGCGTGCACTACCCCGCTGCCCTGGGCCGCGTGGCCGTGCGCCTGGTGCCCTGCCCTGCCATCTGCGCCGACGCCTTCTCCCTGGTGTCCAA CCTGAGCCCCTACAGCTACGACGAGGGCTGTCTCTCCAACAGCCAGGACCACATCCCCCTGgctgccctgcccctcctcgccacctcctcccctcactacCAGGACGCCGTGGCAACCGTCATCCTCCGAGCCAATCAGGTGTACTCGGACTTCCTGCGATCACTGGAGGGGGCCTCCTTCACCGGCCAG gtgtgtgtgatcgGGGACTGTGTGGGGGGAATCCTGGGTTTTGACGCTCTGTGCAGCAGCAATCAGACGGTGTGTGAAAGCCAGAACAGCAGCCGCAGGGGCAGCCTGGTGAGCGTGCAG GACCAGGACCTGCTGTCCCCCGGCATGGTGATCAGCAGCGGGCTGGGCTCCACCTCGCCCTCCCTGGAGGGCAGCCGGCACCTGAGCCGCAGCAACATCGACATCCCGCGCTGCGGGGGCGCCGACGAGCCCCGCAGGCCGCTTCCCCGCAAGAGGAGCGACTCATCCCACGAGCTGGACACCATCAAGCAGCACCAGGCCTTCctgtccag CCTGCACTCCAGCGTGCTGCGGAGCGACGGGACGTCTCGCAggtccagcagcagcaccatGCTGGACGGGAGCTCCCTGGGGAAGTTCGACTTCGAGGTGGCCGATTTCTTCCTGTTTGGCTCCCCGCTGGGCCTGGTGCTGGCGCTGAGGAAGACCGTGGTCCCCTCTCTGGACG TGGCTCTGCTGAGGCCGGCCTGCCAGCAGGTGTACAACCTGTTCCACCCTGCCGACCCCTCGGCCTCCCGTCTGGAGCCcctcctggagaagaagttccACCTGCTGCCCCCCTTCAGCGTGCCCCGCTACCAGCGCTTCCCCCTGGGGGACGGGCACTCTGCCCTGCTGG CGGATGTTGTTCAGTCTCATGGTGGTGTCTTCATGGACAGTTcgtacccctcctcccccataaCGGGGCCCCAGTCTCGGGGTCTGCGGAGGGCCAGTGAGGCCAGCATTGCCAGCCAGGCCTCAGGAATGGCAGACAGTTACACTGCCACCAACATAGCCAACA CACAAACGTGCCAAACTAACCAGTCAAAAAAGGTCAGCCTTTTGTCCCAGCTGGCCCTGTCCTCACAAAATAAGTTCTTCCTGAGAAGTCCACCCAAGTCCCGCAGGAACGccggccccgccccgcccccggtCCCTCGGGAGCCTGGCACCAGGCGCAAGCAGCAGCCCGACCCAGACCTGGACGCTGGCTCCGAGACTAACGGACGTCTGAGCCCGTGGGGCACAGACGAGCCGTGCCTCTCTGCAGGGCTGGAGAACGCCATGTGTGACCTGATCTCTCTGGACTCCCAGACCGAAGTGGACGAAG TCGCAGCCCGCTGGTGGGGCACCAAAAGGATGGACTTTGCCCTCTACTGCCCCGACGCGCTGACGGCGTTCCCCACTGTGGCGCTGCCTCACCTGTTCCATGCCTCCTACTGGGAGTCCACTGACGTGGTCTCCTTCCTGCTGCGACAG GTGATGAGACACGATAACTCCAGCATCCTGGAGCTGGACGGCAAGGAGGTGTCAGAGTTCACCCCGTCCAAACCCAGGGAGAAGTGGCTCCGCAAGAGGACCCACGTCAAGATCAGG AACGTGACAGCCAACCACCGCATGAGTGATGCAGTGTTCACAGAGGGCAACCAGCAGGTGTTGACAGGACGCTTTATGTACGGACCCCTCGACATGGTCACCCTGACTGGGGAGAAG GTGGATCTCCACATCATGACTCAGCCTCCGTCCGGAGACTGGGTCTTCTTCGACACGGAGCTGACCAATAGCAGCGGCCGGGTGTCCTTCATCCTCCCAGAGGGAAGGAAGCTGGGAATCGGAGTCTACCCCGTGAAAATGGTGGTCAG aggGGACCACACATTTGCAGACAGCTACCTGACGGTGCTTCCCAACGGAACAGAGTTTGTGGTGTTCAGCATCGACGGCTCGTTCGCTGCCAGTGTCTCGATCATGGGGAGTGACCCCAAGGTGCGCGCAGGAGCCGTGGACGTGGTCAG acacTGGCAGGACCTGGGCTACCTCATCATCTACGTGACGGGCCGTCCAGACATGCAGAAGCAGCGCGTGGTGGCCTGGCTCTCTCAGCACAACTTCCCCCACGGCATCGTGTCCTTCTGCGACGGCCTGGTCCACGACCCCCTCCGCCACAAGGCCAACTTCCTCAAGTccctcacagag GCGCACATGAAGATCATCGCAGGCTACGGTTCGACTAAAGACATCTCCGTCTACACGGCCATCGGTCTCACTTCCTCACAGATCTACATCGTTGGCCGGCCGTCCAAGAAGATGCAACATCAGTGCCAG TTCATCACGGAGGGCTACGCCACCCACCTGTCTCAGCTGGAGTACACCCACCGCTCCCGGCCCGCCAAGACCTGCAGCGCCCGCATGGTCCTGCGGAAAGGCAGCTTCGGCCTGGGCACCAACAGCGACTACCTGCGCAAGCGGAACCACCTGCTGCGCACCATCTCCGCCCAGCCAGCCCCAACCTCGCCCACGGGCGCGGCTCACGGGCGGCCGGAGCGCACGCAGAGCCAGTCGGACACGGAGCGCGTGGAGCGGGAGCGGCCTGAGAGGAGCCACGGGCAGGGACCCGCCCAGCGCAGCATGAGCATGGCCGCCAGCTGCTTCGGACGCAGCGGCAGCACCAAGCTGGAGCCTGGAGCTTTCAACCTGAaatag